From Pseudanabaena galeata CCNP1313, a single genomic window includes:
- a CDS encoding tyrosine-type recombinase/integrase produces the protein MSIPEPILVIYNEPSKAITATDLRQARVDEFLASRSLQPKSRKAYQADLWIFMDWCDLAWVDVSRRKVTQFKTFLLKERELALSSVNRVLRTLKSFYRWMLLSEYVVADPTIGIQQERLPDPVAKDLEDEEVLRIYEAIELSKVMLRDRALFSILLHGLRAEEVCRLNIEDYVNGELVIKEAKWDSKGEVPLTKLGIQDLDAYLDWRRAQEVELLPDSALFVSCSNRSQGKRLTYWGIRHVMDDLAKKTGIDLHSHRGRHTFATNLIVKYELDPSLAMELTRHRDVRSFRRYTNRKNKIAAKRAFLKASEKLD, from the coding sequence ATGTCAATACCAGAGCCTATTTTAGTTATTTACAATGAACCGTCCAAAGCGATCACCGCCACAGATTTACGTCAAGCAAGGGTGGATGAATTTTTAGCATCGAGGTCTTTACAACCAAAAAGTCGTAAGGCTTATCAAGCGGACTTATGGATATTTATGGATTGGTGCGATCTGGCTTGGGTGGATGTGAGTCGGCGCAAAGTGACACAGTTTAAAACTTTTTTGTTGAAGGAACGCGAACTAGCACTAAGTTCGGTTAATCGGGTGCTGCGGACTCTGAAATCTTTTTATCGATGGATGTTGCTGTCAGAATATGTAGTTGCCGATCCGACGATTGGCATTCAGCAGGAGCGATTGCCCGATCCTGTGGCTAAAGATTTGGAAGATGAGGAGGTGTTGCGGATTTATGAAGCGATTGAGTTGAGTAAAGTGATGTTACGCGATCGGGCTTTGTTTTCGATTTTATTGCATGGGTTGCGGGCGGAGGAGGTTTGTCGTCTGAATATTGAGGATTATGTGAATGGGGAATTGGTGATTAAGGAGGCGAAGTGGGATAGTAAGGGAGAAGTGCCTTTGACGAAGTTGGGTATTCAAGATTTAGATGCTTATTTGGATTGGAGGAGGGCGCAAGAGGTCGAGTTATTGCCTGATAGTGCTTTGTTTGTGTCTTGCTCTAATCGTAGTCAGGGTAAGCGGTTGACATATTGGGGTATTCGTCATGTGATGGACGATCTGGCAAAGAAGACGGGGATTGATTTACATTCGCATCGGGGCAGGCATACGTTTGCCACGAATTTGATTGTGAAGTATGAGTTAGATCCTTCTTTGGCGATGGAGTTGACAAGGCATAGGGATGTCAGGAGTTTTAGGCGTTATACCAATCGTAAGAATAAGATTGCGGCGAAACGTGCTTTTTTGAAAGCATCGGAAAAGTTGGATTAG
- a CDS encoding ATP-binding protein encodes MQKWFNTAGPCKPDIHYMLSATERLPEIEQLIAQENYFVLHAPRQVGKTTAMITLAQELTASGAYTSVMVSAEVGATFPDEPEKAEEIILAAWRDAADFWLPDELNPPTYDLNQSPQRIGNFLKVWSEASPRPLVIFIDEIDSLQNQTLMTVLRQLRDGFPRRPQGFPQSVALVGMRDVRDYKYASGGSDRLNTSSPFNIKVRSFTLSNFTLEDVRNLYQQHTDATGQVFTPEAVDLAFHLTQGQPWLVNAIAKEIVEYITKDPSIPITAELVNQAKEVLIKRQDTHLDSLAERLREDRVRAVIQPILAGQELPDVPQDDIRYVLDLGLCTNQDGLTIANPIYQEVIPRVLAYVTTASIGYVQPIWLSEQGEFLPNRLLEAFLLFWRQHGEPLFGSTPYPEIAPHLVLMAFLHRVINGGGTLEREYAIGSGKMDICLRYGKVTLGMELKVWRDRRSNPLKEGLSQLDKYLSGLSLDTGWLVIFDRRSGLPPLSDRTTTENVISPAGREIIVIRG; translated from the coding sequence ATGCAAAAATGGTTTAATACTGCTGGTCCTTGTAAGCCTGACATTCACTACATGTTGTCAGCGACTGAGCGCTTGCCTGAAATCGAACAACTAATTGCTCAGGAAAATTATTTCGTGCTCCATGCGCCAAGGCAGGTGGGCAAAACGACAGCAATGATTACTCTCGCACAGGAACTTACAGCTAGTGGCGCATATACATCAGTAATGGTATCGGCAGAGGTAGGGGCAACTTTTCCCGATGAACCTGAAAAAGCAGAAGAGATCATTTTAGCAGCATGGCGAGATGCGGCAGATTTCTGGCTGCCAGACGAACTCAACCCACCCACCTACGATCTAAATCAGTCACCACAGCGTATTGGTAATTTTTTAAAGGTATGGTCAGAGGCTTCACCAAGACCATTAGTAATATTCATTGATGAAATAGATTCTCTACAAAATCAAACTTTGATGACTGTGTTACGACAGTTGAGGGATGGATTCCCACGCCGTCCCCAGGGATTTCCTCAGTCTGTCGCACTAGTTGGGATGCGTGATGTGCGGGATTATAAATATGCTTCAGGTGGGAGCGATCGCCTAAATACCTCCAGCCCTTTTAATATCAAAGTGCGTTCTTTTACTTTGAGTAATTTTACTCTTGAGGATGTGAGGAATCTTTATCAGCAACATACTGATGCGACAGGGCAGGTATTTACGCCAGAAGCTGTTGATTTAGCTTTTCATTTGACGCAGGGTCAGCCTTGGCTGGTCAATGCGATCGCTAAGGAAATTGTAGAATATATTACTAAAGATCCATCTATTCCCATTACTGCTGAGTTAGTGAATCAAGCTAAGGAAGTACTCATTAAGAGACAAGATACGCATCTGGATAGTCTTGCCGAAAGATTAAGAGAAGATCGAGTCAGAGCAGTGATTCAGCCTATTCTCGCTGGGCAGGAACTGCCAGATGTGCCACAGGATGATATTCGCTATGTTTTAGATTTAGGACTTTGTACCAATCAAGATGGTTTGACTATTGCTAATCCTATTTATCAGGAAGTTATACCAAGAGTGCTTGCCTATGTAACAACTGCGTCAATAGGATATGTTCAACCAATCTGGCTAAGCGAGCAAGGGGAATTTTTGCCCAATCGCTTGCTAGAAGCGTTCTTATTATTCTGGCGGCAACATGGGGAACCTTTGTTTGGAAGTACACCCTATCCAGAAATTGCACCACATCTGGTGCTGATGGCTTTTCTCCATCGAGTCATTAATGGAGGCGGGACGCTGGAAAGGGAATATGCGATTGGTTCGGGCAAGATGGATATTTGTCTTCGCTATGGCAAAGTGACTTTGGGGATGGAGTTAAAGGTATGGCGTGATCGCAGATCTAATCCACTCAAGGAAGGATTATCGCAGTTGGATAAATATTTATCGGGATTGAGTTTGGATACAGGTTGGTTGGTGATCTTCGATCGCCGTTCTGGTTTGCCACCGCTAAGCGATCGCACTACGACTGAGAATGTCATCAGCCCCGCAGGAAGAGAAATTATTGTAATTCGAGGCTAA
- a CDS encoding SWIM zinc finger family protein, whose translation MAKHSRTWWGQKFISALESFTDSGRLQRGRAYSGDSRILHFTITKGLATATIRGNVNPYFGVYKEPFYETEIKMTAIAAKDWTKIIANMSSKASVVTRLLLNEVPENIEDSFTSVGKHLLPYSRKDFHTECSCPDYSNPCKHIAGLCYRLAGELDQDPFLLFEMRGISKEDLQAELLKSPLGKALASELDRTLDPEPATSYFTKPQTVAIAETPTLKQFWQGNKRLPSAIPFATPANVSAIVIKKQGDNPPFWHKDNSFIETMEELYVRARTKNSSLL comes from the coding sequence ATGGCAAAACATAGTCGGACATGGTGGGGGCAAAAATTCATTAGCGCCCTCGAATCTTTTACCGATTCAGGTAGACTCCAACGCGGTCGCGCCTATTCTGGAGACAGTCGCATTCTTCATTTTACTATTACCAAAGGACTCGCCACGGCAACCATTCGCGGTAACGTCAATCCTTATTTTGGAGTCTATAAAGAGCCTTTCTATGAGACTGAAATAAAAATGACCGCGATCGCTGCCAAAGACTGGACAAAAATTATTGCCAATATGTCCTCCAAGGCAAGTGTAGTCACAAGATTATTGCTCAATGAAGTCCCTGAAAATATTGAGGATAGCTTTACCTCCGTTGGTAAACATCTACTGCCCTATAGTCGCAAAGATTTTCATACAGAATGTTCTTGTCCCGATTATTCCAATCCTTGTAAACACATAGCAGGGCTATGTTACCGACTTGCTGGCGAACTAGATCAAGATCCATTTCTGCTATTCGAGATGCGTGGTATATCCAAAGAAGATTTACAAGCAGAACTACTCAAATCGCCCCTCGGCAAAGCCCTAGCATCAGAACTAGATCGCACTCTTGATCCAGAACCAGCAACCTCTTACTTCACCAAACCGCAAACTGTAGCGATCGCCGAAACTCCTACCCTCAAACAATTTTGGCAAGGAAATAAGCGCTTACCATCTGCCATTCCCTTTGCTACTCCCGCAAATGTATCGGCGATCGTGATCAAAAAACAAGGCGATAATCCCCCGTTCTGGCATAAAGATAATTCGTTTATCGAAACGATGGAAGAACTCTATGTTCGGGCAAGAACCAAGAATTCATCTCTGTTGTAG
- a CDS encoding DEAD/DEAH box helicase: protein MKILHGTWIPDHSDDFIQTGNFYIWVETTESKTLTPTKRKSSSKLSSKSAKTEKVSDDLSPKHPASLAELELKSFLSNELAIKDELLQENNSQKYSANKAVFPKYFLLPTSENKPLPSLESARYLEIESPENFDLQYWQIDCYQVTTSIKTGSYQFRRAMNVVKLLNDLHFIAINNLAEVQLGSDLLFWYHYTQAFKQIILKDQYIPAIKYRELEVKAPKATKTPAKTSAKSKKAASQAPKFEIYPAWEIVSEQYAEELQQYVEYMPLACVAGFSEVAGHPLFSDHLTLLQHFSESVLHSILTNTSSTAQFEKLVSGSLLQKCLDFSDNHYTDAIVSGDFALEEYQQWQAWKQKIVRTQSDSAFYLCFQLQAPLKEEEPWQLQFQVSPKQDPSLKLPLADYWTMTAAKKKTFEKQFGKEFEQNLLLNLGYAARIYNPVWQGLETDRPIGLSLDLDQAFEFLKESAWVLEDAGYKVVVPAWWTPAGRRRAKIKLKGSSKSAASSKTQAKSYFGFDQLVEYQYELAIGDESISAKEWEQLVNAKAPLVKFRGEWIELDRDKMQEMLTFWQQQGQGTSEMSLIDLMKLTATDPDWEVDRNSTLSEMLSKLQDKQQFEPIENPLQLNGTLREYQKRGVAWLQYLENLGLNGCLADDMGLGKTVQIIARLVNERAEIIEVPEPTKAKKSTKTTKSKKILPVFESVNEIPPTLLIAPTSVVGNWQKEIEKFAPHLRAIVHHGSDRLQDAAAFQEIYQTHDLIITSFTLIRKDEALFSSVNWHRIVIDEAQNIKNPKAAQTKAILKLESKHRLALTGTPVENRLLDLWSIFNFLNPNYLGKEAQFKKSFETPIQKNNDQVQAGVLKKLVEPFILRRVKTDQSIIKDLPDKIEQKLYTNLTKEQASLYEVVVRDVEKQLNEVEGIQRKGLILSTLLKLKQICNHPRQFLQDGSDFTTERSHKLSRLSEMMEEVISEGESLLIFTQFTEIGDALEKYIRQKLNYNSYYIHGGTNRDKRERMITEFQDPETEPSVFILSLKAGGVGITLTKANHVFHFDRWWNPAVEDQATDRAFRIGQKKNVFVHKFITIGSLEERIDQMIEDKKKLAGAIVGADESWLTELDNDKFKQLIALNKSAIID from the coding sequence ATGAAAATTCTGCATGGTACTTGGATTCCCGATCATAGTGATGATTTTATCCAAACTGGCAATTTTTATATTTGGGTAGAGACGACGGAATCGAAGACGCTCACTCCAACCAAACGTAAATCATCAAGCAAATTATCTAGCAAATCAGCTAAGACGGAGAAAGTATCTGATGATTTATCGCCAAAACATCCTGCTAGTCTGGCGGAACTGGAATTAAAGTCATTTTTGTCTAACGAGCTAGCCATTAAAGATGAGCTTTTGCAAGAAAACAATTCTCAGAAATACAGTGCTAACAAGGCGGTTTTCCCAAAATATTTTTTATTACCCACAAGTGAAAATAAGCCATTACCATCGTTAGAATCCGCAAGATATTTAGAAATTGAAAGCCCTGAAAACTTTGATCTACAATATTGGCAAATTGATTGTTATCAGGTGACTACTTCCATCAAAACTGGTAGTTATCAATTTCGCCGAGCGATGAATGTTGTCAAGTTACTGAATGATTTACATTTCATCGCCATCAATAATCTTGCCGAAGTACAGCTAGGCTCGGATTTACTGTTTTGGTATCACTACACCCAAGCCTTCAAACAGATTATTCTCAAAGATCAATATATTCCTGCAATTAAGTATCGAGAACTTGAGGTTAAAGCACCTAAAGCAACTAAAACTCCTGCTAAAACATCTGCAAAGTCCAAAAAAGCAGCTAGTCAAGCACCAAAATTTGAGATTTATCCAGCTTGGGAAATCGTTTCTGAGCAATATGCCGAAGAGTTACAGCAATATGTCGAGTATATGCCCTTAGCTTGTGTGGCAGGATTTAGTGAAGTCGCGGGACATCCATTGTTTAGCGATCACCTCACTCTATTACAGCACTTCTCAGAATCAGTTCTGCATAGCATTCTCACCAATACTTCTTCTACAGCCCAATTTGAGAAACTAGTATCGGGGTCATTATTACAAAAATGTCTTGATTTTTCCGACAATCATTATACCGATGCAATTGTTTCTGGAGATTTTGCTCTAGAAGAGTACCAACAATGGCAAGCATGGAAACAAAAAATTGTTCGCACCCAGTCCGATTCTGCATTCTATCTTTGTTTTCAACTCCAAGCTCCACTTAAAGAAGAAGAACCTTGGCAACTGCAATTTCAAGTTTCGCCTAAACAAGATCCATCCCTGAAATTGCCATTAGCCGATTATTGGACAATGACAGCAGCCAAAAAGAAAACGTTTGAAAAACAGTTTGGCAAAGAGTTTGAGCAGAATCTCTTGTTAAATCTTGGTTATGCCGCCAGAATCTATAATCCAGTTTGGCAAGGGCTAGAAACCGATCGCCCGATAGGTTTAAGCCTCGATCTTGACCAAGCTTTTGAATTTTTGAAGGAATCAGCTTGGGTTTTAGAAGATGCTGGCTACAAAGTTGTTGTCCCTGCTTGGTGGACTCCTGCGGGACGACGACGCGCAAAAATAAAGCTGAAAGGTTCTAGCAAAAGTGCAGCAAGCTCTAAAACTCAAGCTAAGAGCTACTTTGGTTTTGATCAATTAGTGGAATATCAATATGAACTAGCGATCGGTGATGAAAGCATCTCGGCTAAGGAATGGGAACAGCTAGTTAATGCTAAAGCACCGTTAGTCAAGTTTCGTGGTGAATGGATTGAACTCGATCGCGATAAAATGCAAGAGATGCTCACCTTTTGGCAACAGCAGGGACAAGGCACATCAGAGATGAGTCTGATTGACCTGATGAAGTTAACCGCCACCGATCCTGACTGGGAAGTTGATCGCAACAGCACCCTTTCGGAAATGCTATCAAAGTTGCAAGACAAGCAGCAATTTGAACCAATCGAAAACCCTCTACAACTTAATGGAACTCTACGCGAATATCAAAAACGCGGTGTGGCCTGGTTGCAATATTTAGAAAATCTGGGCTTAAATGGTTGTTTAGCCGATGATATGGGCTTAGGTAAGACTGTTCAGATTATTGCGAGATTGGTGAATGAACGTGCTGAAATTATAGAAGTTCCCGAACCCACTAAAGCCAAAAAATCAACGAAAACAACAAAATCGAAGAAAATTCTTCCTGTCTTTGAATCGGTAAATGAGATCCCACCTACGTTACTGATTGCCCCCACTTCCGTTGTCGGTAACTGGCAAAAGGAAATCGAGAAGTTTGCACCACATTTGCGAGCGATCGTGCATCATGGTAGCGATCGCCTCCAAGATGCTGCCGCTTTTCAAGAGATCTATCAAACCCATGATTTGATTATTACTTCCTTTACCCTCATTCGCAAAGATGAAGCTCTATTTAGTTCCGTAAACTGGCATCGGATTGTCATTGATGAAGCTCAAAACATCAAAAATCCTAAAGCAGCCCAAACCAAAGCAATTCTCAAATTAGAATCAAAGCACCGCCTCGCCCTCACGGGTACACCTGTTGAGAATAGACTGCTAGATTTATGGTCAATTTTCAACTTCCTCAATCCCAACTACTTGGGTAAAGAAGCACAATTTAAAAAATCCTTTGAAACGCCAATTCAAAAGAATAACGATCAAGTCCAAGCAGGTGTATTAAAGAAGCTGGTCGAACCATTTATTTTGCGGCGCGTCAAAACCGATCAATCGATCATAAAAGACCTGCCCGATAAAATCGAACAAAAGCTCTATACCAACCTCACTAAAGAGCAAGCCTCCCTCTATGAAGTAGTGGTGAGAGATGTGGAAAAACAACTCAACGAAGTCGAAGGAATTCAGCGCAAAGGCTTAATTCTATCGACATTGCTGAAGCTCAAGCAAATTTGCAATCATCCGCGCCAGTTTTTGCAAGATGGTAGCGACTTTACAACTGAGCGATCGCATAAGCTTAGCCGTCTATCGGAAATGATGGAGGAAGTAATTTCCGAAGGAGAAAGCCTGTTAATCTTTACGCAGTTTACGGAGATCGGTGATGCTCTAGAAAAATACATCCGTCAAAAGCTAAATTACAACAGCTACTACATTCACGGTGGCACAAATCGTGATAAGCGAGAACGCATGATCACCGAGTTCCAAGATCCTGAAACGGAGCCTTCGGTATTTATTCTCTCGCTCAAGGCTGGCGGTGTCGGGATCACGCTCACCAAGGCAAACCACGTTTTTCACTTCGATCGCTGGTGGAATCCTGCCGTTGAAGACCAAGCAACCGATCGCGCCTTTCGGATTGGACAAAAGAAAAATGTCTTTGTCCATAAATTCATCACTATCGGTTCCCTAGAGGAACGCATTGATCAAATGATTGAGGACAAAAAGAAACTCGCAGGGGCGATCGTTGGAGCCGATGAGTCTTGGCTCACCGAGCTAGATAACGACAAGTTTAAACAACTCATTGCTTTGAATAAGAGTGCAATTATCGATTAA
- a CDS encoding DUF938 domain-containing protein, with protein sequence MIDNRQYAPATQRNRNAILDVLLQVFPKQGTVLEIASGTGEHSVFFAPHFHPCQWIPSDPNPMAIASITDWQKHYPSDNLAAPLQIDVTALHWYCEDNLQNKDIQAIININMIHISPWQACLGLMEGAKNLLSSVGGILYLYDPYKQDGKHTSVSNAEFDASLRYQNSEWGVRDLEAVITVAAAQKLVLQQIQPMPANNLSVIFKMLD encoded by the coding sequence ATGATCGACAATCGCCAATACGCACCTGCAACTCAACGGAACCGCAATGCCATCTTAGATGTACTTTTACAGGTTTTCCCTAAACAAGGCACAGTGTTAGAGATAGCCAGTGGGACAGGAGAACATTCCGTCTTTTTTGCACCACATTTTCATCCTTGCCAGTGGATACCATCAGACCCTAATCCCATGGCGATCGCTAGTATTACTGATTGGCAAAAGCATTACCCATCTGACAATTTAGCCGCCCCCTTACAGATTGATGTCACCGCACTTCATTGGTACTGTGAAGATAATCTACAAAATAAAGACATTCAGGCGATCATCAATATCAACATGATTCATATTTCACCTTGGCAAGCCTGCTTAGGATTAATGGAAGGTGCGAAAAACCTTTTGTCATCAGTGGGGGGGATTTTGTATCTCTATGATCCATATAAACAAGATGGCAAACATACAAGTGTGAGTAATGCTGAGTTTGATGCAAGTTTGCGATATCAAAATTCTGAGTGGGGAGTGCGAGATCTTGAAGCTGTAATTACTGTCGCCGCCGCCCAAAAATTAGTATTGCAACAAATTCAACCTATGCCAGCGAATAATCTCTCTGTGATTTTTAAGATGCTTGATTAG
- a CDS encoding IS630 family transposase: MIAWYVVTVLGLTRKVRFFCQDETRIGLKTISGRKITARGIKPKAKVQWQFQSTWLYGIVEPATGESFFYEFSHLNTDCFQIFLDLVSAQFADSIILMQVDQAGCHRAKRLRVPSNIIFIFQPAHSPQLNPIERVWLYLKQGLRFALPKNMDELRLLVKNRLSEMTKSVIASIVGWASILDALSVASLL, from the coding sequence ATGATCGCATGGTATGTCGTGACCGTTTTGGGGTTAACGAGAAAAGTGCGTTTCTTTTGTCAAGACGAAACAAGGATTGGACTAAAAACAATCAGTGGTCGTAAAATCACGGCGCGTGGGATCAAACCCAAAGCAAAAGTCCAGTGGCAGTTTCAATCAACATGGCTATACGGTATCGTTGAACCTGCTACGGGAGAGAGCTTTTTCTATGAATTTAGTCATCTCAACACGGACTGTTTTCAAATATTTCTTGACCTTGTATCAGCGCAATTTGCGGACAGCATCATTCTCATGCAAGTTGATCAAGCTGGCTGCCATCGGGCTAAGCGACTACGAGTGCCAAGCAATATCATTTTTATTTTTCAGCCTGCACATTCTCCCCAATTGAACCCGATTGAGCGAGTTTGGCTATACCTGAAGCAAGGGTTGCGATTTGCTTTGCCCAAAAATATGGATGAGTTGCGCCTTTTAGTCAAGAATCGTCTCTCTGAGATGACTAAATCTGTCATCGCCTCTATTGTCGGTTGGGCTTCCATTCTTGATGCTCTATCTGTAGCCTCTCTTTTGTGA
- a CDS encoding helix-turn-helix domain-containing protein, protein MAGVYKLEISESEEELKEMLGKQKTASDKERVQVLYLLKSKQAETVQTAAQLVGRNRVTVQEWLKEYRKGGISGLLRHKPRVGRKSKVPDWAQKALHKQLQQEQGFNSYGEIRQWLQEKLGIEISYKNVHDLVHCRMKAKPKVARPYSASQNQEQCENFKKNSLKT, encoded by the coding sequence ATGGCAGGAGTATATAAGCTAGAGATCAGCGAAAGTGAAGAAGAACTAAAAGAGATGCTAGGAAAACAAAAAACAGCATCAGACAAAGAAAGAGTGCAAGTATTGTATTTGCTGAAAAGTAAGCAAGCAGAGACAGTACAAACCGCCGCCCAACTAGTCGGCAGAAATCGAGTGACAGTCCAAGAGTGGTTGAAAGAATATAGAAAGGGAGGAATTAGCGGCTTGCTGAGGCACAAGCCGAGAGTAGGAAGAAAGTCAAAAGTCCCAGACTGGGCGCAAAAAGCATTGCACAAGCAATTGCAACAGGAGCAAGGGTTTAATAGCTACGGAGAGATACGACAATGGTTGCAAGAAAAACTGGGAATCGAAATCTCATACAAAAATGTCCATGACTTGGTGCATTGCCGAATGAAGGCAAAACCGAAAGTAGCACGTCCTTATAGCGCCAGCCAAAACCAAGAACAATGCGAAAACTTTAAAAAAAACTCTCTGAAAACTTAG